From Veillonella dispar, one genomic window encodes:
- a CDS encoding DUF3100 domain-containing protein, with translation MQLLGNLKIHFLALVLTVVAEFIGIKKLGPVVLLPLLYTLVLGLLISIPKFKILTIKQMEKSADYIGIAVMILMVKVGLGIGPNLGILTSAGWALLLQELGHFFGTIVFGLPVALLVGMRREAVGACYSVDREPNVAIIIDKFGFSSPEGRGVMGMYICGVLIGAMWSSVLAGMLAQSGWFHPLALAMGAGVGSASMMAAATAPIIAVYPDYEQQIMALAGAANLLTTVLGVYFGLFVSLPVMEKTYNFFTGRTREQDLAEEVANHE, from the coding sequence ATGCAGCTTTTGGGAAATCTCAAAATACATTTTCTAGCGCTCGTACTAACTGTAGTCGCTGAATTTATAGGCATAAAAAAATTAGGTCCCGTTGTATTATTGCCATTATTGTACACATTGGTTCTAGGTTTATTAATTTCTATTCCTAAGTTTAAAATTCTTACTATTAAACAGATGGAAAAATCTGCTGATTATATCGGTATTGCCGTTATGATCTTGATGGTAAAAGTAGGTTTAGGTATTGGTCCAAATCTTGGTATTCTTACAAGTGCAGGCTGGGCATTATTATTACAAGAGCTTGGTCATTTCTTTGGTACTATTGTATTTGGTTTACCTGTGGCATTATTAGTTGGTATGCGACGCGAAGCAGTAGGTGCTTGTTACTCTGTAGACCGTGAGCCGAACGTAGCAATTATTATCGACAAATTCGGTTTTAGCTCTCCTGAGGGCCGGGGCGTTATGGGTATGTACATCTGTGGCGTTCTTATTGGCGCTATGTGGTCCTCCGTATTGGCTGGTATGTTAGCACAATCTGGTTGGTTCCATCCATTGGCATTAGCTATGGGCGCTGGCGTAGGTAGTGCTAGTATGATGGCTGCCGCTACGGCTCCAATCATTGCAGTATATCCAGATTACGAACAACAAATTATGGCTCTTGCAGGGGCTGCAAACTTGTTGACTACCGTTCTAGGCGTATACTTTGGCCTATTTGTTTCTTTACCAGTTATGGAAAAAACATACAACTTCTTTACAGGTCGTACCCGTGAACAGGATTTAGCAGAGGAGGTAGCAAATCATGAGTAA
- a CDS encoding ShlB/FhaC/HecB family hemolysin secretion/activation protein, which yields MDQTTFVDNSSAASARLIKGPLYYEAQKKKLQLDVPKEFGFLRKTIKPFMNRRLTLEDINILSNRLNNALIEYGYVTSRIGIPSQSLASGNLQFNLQLGRVEAILYKPYVQPLPWENAFPIRKGDILNIRNIEQGIEQMKRIGSQTVSVELEPGSKPLATNIVLETTKKPPIHGMVSIDDSGLKETGKLQWTAAIGIDRVFNANDSLNLSVNRDAAQDGEHKGTRNHSISYSIPRGKDTFSISYSDMKYHQTINSMATPFISSSHAKTVRGSWNHVFHRDRTTKRSWDIIISKRNAKNYINDVEVAVQRANTASVEFGISERRYIKQNTLYSRAAIKQGVGWFGSQPEYGNGAPSTRFTQLLVDVDYQMPRTWGHRPASITTSFHGQWTLGDKRLFSRDMISLGNRYTVQGFDGENTLMAESGWYMRNEVASYIPKWRSSIYANVDFGAVYGPSTDVLTGKFIAGTSLGMKGQFKSGLFYDVFVGVPLYKPSGYRTDSVTTGFQAGIRF from the coding sequence ATGGATCAGACTACGTTTGTAGATAATAGCTCTGCAGCAAGTGCAAGATTGATTAAAGGTCCTTTGTATTATGAGGCACAAAAAAAGAAACTTCAATTAGACGTACCTAAAGAATTTGGCTTTCTACGAAAAACAATTAAACCATTTATGAATCGTAGACTTACCCTTGAAGATATAAATATTTTATCTAATAGATTAAATAATGCACTTATTGAGTACGGTTATGTCACCTCTAGGATTGGGATTCCATCTCAATCCTTAGCTTCAGGTAATTTACAATTCAATTTACAACTAGGTCGAGTAGAAGCTATATTATATAAACCTTACGTACAGCCATTGCCATGGGAAAATGCATTTCCGATTCGTAAAGGAGATATCTTAAATATTCGGAATATAGAACAAGGTATAGAACAAATGAAGCGTATAGGCTCTCAAACTGTGTCTGTTGAGCTTGAACCTGGTTCAAAACCATTGGCTACTAATATTGTGCTTGAAACGACTAAAAAGCCGCCTATCCATGGAATGGTGTCCATAGATGATTCTGGATTAAAAGAAACTGGAAAACTTCAGTGGACTGCGGCTATTGGTATTGATCGTGTCTTTAATGCTAACGATTCTTTGAATTTAAGTGTTAATCGAGATGCAGCTCAAGATGGTGAACATAAAGGTACCAGAAATCATAGTATTTCTTATTCCATACCTAGAGGAAAGGATACCTTTAGTATTTCCTATAGTGATATGAAATATCACCAAACGATTAATTCTATGGCTACGCCATTTATTAGTTCTAGCCATGCCAAGACAGTTAGAGGTTCATGGAATCATGTATTTCATCGAGATCGAACAACTAAACGTAGTTGGGATATCATTATTAGCAAGCGTAATGCAAAAAATTACATCAATGATGTGGAGGTTGCTGTACAACGCGCCAATACAGCTTCTGTAGAATTCGGTATATCAGAACGAAGATATATTAAACAAAACACGTTATATTCAAGAGCGGCTATTAAACAAGGTGTTGGTTGGTTTGGTTCACAACCTGAATATGGTAATGGAGCACCAAGTACTCGGTTTACACAACTTTTAGTAGATGTGGATTATCAAATGCCTCGTACATGGGGGCATAGGCCAGCAAGTATTACTACATCATTCCATGGACAATGGACATTAGGGGATAAACGTTTATTCTCTAGAGATATGATTAGCCTTGGCAATCGATATACGGTACAAGGGTTTGATGGTGAGAATACATTAATGGCTGAAAGCGGTTGGTATATGCGTAATGAAGTTGCTAGCTATATCCCTAAATGGCGCTCAAGTATCTATGCTAATGTAGATTTTGGCGCTGTATATGGTCCAAGTACAGATGTATTAACAGGTAAATTTATCGCTGGTACTAGTTTAGGGATGAAAGGGCAGTTCAAATCTGGATTATTCTATGATGTATTTGTTGGTGTCCCATTATATAAACCGAGTGGTTATAGAACAGACTCTGTAACTACAGGTTTCCAAGCTGGTATACGATTCTAA
- a CDS encoding hemagglutinin repeat-containing protein, whose amino-acid sequence MKEKRLQYKIAVWLTMGLMIVDPLVVPFAYAANPIEVDKNAPHERQATVGQAANGITLVNVAGPSAGGVSRNDYTNFNVPQNGVILNNSYQMANTKLGGYVPGNANMMRGSANVIVNEVTSHNPTEMKGFIEVAGRKASVVVANPNGITVDGGGFINTDRAVLTTGKTEYDSKGNLNSYRVEQGRVSINGNGLNAKDANSLQILTEATNVNAGVWANTIETRTGKNTIEANTLDTQKIGDSSNVGLDVAAIGGMYANSITMKGTNTGLGVNVKGVVSSTQASSITSDGKIIVDGGVTSNGNTTLAGQSIAIHNSGVVQGDVSTTVNSQDTLNNSGLINSGNTTAIKAKSVDNHEGGRIYGDTVAIDANTVINHTNSEIEQRYHKAGKDLEKAKNDLDAEWNADITKYKTKTELEAHRQRIKELTKTYDEAQENVTAIKKELDTHKSGVIAGRNHVDINTDTINNTGKGFIYSGGTMDLTAKQGISNTGATIKAVKSIELDTPVVNNENVALGVKRISDGITKNPDKLKVTHPHHKLEGQVFDKSEFPYADYKSGYGTPHVKPVKTAEDEAYNKEMDKRENRVNEFTIIRTETEHTHKEVTNDDPGVISSGGDVVTTGILHNDNSKVISGGTVHAKGSIQNISDSISDKTFITGTTQESYTTKVDKSHHIGRKKKRRKWRSEVYMTPTITETNLKPIGTVQEHAEDTLSKATIAKVNDSLDPYGLDGGKGKESHTIDGLSLPTEALYQIHPDITANALIETDSAFTNRKNFLSSQYMIDALANDPERRLKRLGDGFYEQQLINEQIVSATGKQYLEGYTDNEAEYKALLEAGIAFGKAFKLAPGIALSKEQMESITTDMVWLETKTVVVEGKAQQVLYPKVYLAKQPAKSVDAMGGIISGKAIVSNTNADILNQGIMTADTIVLGAHDVQNTGRIDGRKVNIKASQDVTNTGNIHGDKQVNINAGRDINVGAHVDRLEHHDIVSRQGTIGVAKDGDLVLSAKRDVNLKGAIVHTKDNSKATIEAGNNINLTTESLSSKKDMTVNSDNYNRTDRRTELGTAILSDGHVNLHAENDVNIRNGIVNSEHGVTSVEAGNDVNITNGKSYSRDEYGLKYKEKSLLSRTTNIIRTDHEHTGVLSSTIGGDTINVKANRNVSVTGSNILGTKDVSVSAGNDVRTDSGEETQRDDVYQYSKKSGLMGAGIGFTIGSKKVTDTLEGNSKTNVNTLIGSANGKISIDANNKAHLTSTDIIGKDDIEVSASDITLDGKHDTIASKQEHEEKQSGLTVSLGGSIASALTTARGLQRKANSRDDKRLGTLESLEAGKELKKGYSKIQEYKNFTPDFVRDEAQKSIASGILKEQKVKEIDSLLQNNKLTDKTRKALEKERKRLAEEASYEKAKGYNDLKDINGDQKQYKENKRAKKDGLANIHVSVGSSKSRSESRLDSSKYAGGHIVSDNGIKLVTKPTTADSGDIVAIGETIRGESVELDASRNLSLQAGTNTTTITDKYDSKGWSIGANLSVNGGGLLGIDANYNKANENGTTVKTTHSGTVVQGNKVITNSGADTAIVGSKVYGDSIQSQIGGNLTIKSLQDSETYRGEKKNVGFSISTNGTKLGGVSAEYSKGKMTSDYTSVTEQAGLYAGAEGFDITTKGNTILEGAVIDSKAKADKNKLSTNSLTVKDIKNKAEYKSSNTGLSYTSVSGFKNLSQAGKDAVYNSLGLLPKLLPDSEKSAESTTKSVISNGTITTGSSNIDINKISKDTKNSLNKLDTIFDKKKVEERQELARLFAKDAFEQLHYWEPKTKEGKAAKALAHAVVAETSARIAGNPKGSGFYAGATNEALIGEIHKIAKSNPAVAQWLSASLGALVNHGLGKSSITGATEAQYGTKWNYAGALFRVGVGTSKIAVKTASGETITEFIPYVGNPSAFDQVTTKPVSFSDRVSDQSTPMDDVIPPGSDLTESSNLSSPVVLKSEDYKIYNLPPDIDNQTGQISVWDNERQEYVKTNTYEFGGIKVNDLGGYDEFNRAIFTEVGTGNLVYGINKYGVTLYRGSDGSPNWHLVIPENNFAKIGKLDGTSFERLNITTGDLDMLRDPGSTAIFDPVNSRIINSNTGNPLSNIGYKNFKNNISLDTISKNDLVNLQWDNDGVTVKVKGKDSTTDTIIFENMSSMGYKNSQTVLDGIRSGAITPGKPKFTREPKFDLGLSSVKLNDGPTEAFKNWKGITAQVGVDFPATEINMSAWSGNSAWRDTKMYFARINIDTFLRVNKKEVSMGSKGRANIGELDLKKSFDIDRFKVNLEGRIGYGAGAGVEGGIQYSDGKLGAYSSLQRPKLGLNGSAGVDIEINGINTKLLEIDKNLNHDDKNKTKK is encoded by the coding sequence ATGAAAGAAAAACGATTACAATATAAAATTGCCGTATGGCTTACTATGGGTTTAATGATTGTAGACCCATTAGTAGTTCCATTTGCCTATGCTGCAAATCCTATTGAGGTTGACAAAAATGCACCACATGAAAGACAAGCTACGGTTGGACAAGCTGCTAATGGTATTACATTAGTGAATGTTGCAGGTCCTTCTGCTGGTGGAGTATCTAGAAATGATTATACTAACTTTAATGTACCGCAAAATGGTGTAATACTTAATAACTCCTACCAAATGGCTAATACAAAATTAGGTGGATATGTACCTGGTAATGCTAATATGATGCGCGGTTCTGCCAATGTTATTGTTAACGAGGTTACATCACATAACCCAACTGAGATGAAAGGGTTTATTGAGGTAGCAGGTCGTAAAGCTTCAGTAGTTGTGGCTAATCCAAATGGTATTACTGTAGATGGTGGTGGCTTTATCAATACAGATCGAGCCGTATTAACTACAGGTAAAACAGAATATGATTCAAAGGGAAATCTAAACTCCTATCGCGTAGAGCAAGGTCGTGTTTCTATTAACGGAAACGGTCTTAATGCTAAAGATGCTAACTCACTACAAATTTTAACAGAAGCTACAAATGTAAATGCCGGAGTGTGGGCTAATACAATTGAAACCCGTACTGGCAAAAATACAATAGAGGCTAATACATTAGACACTCAAAAGATTGGTGATTCTAGTAATGTTGGTTTAGATGTCGCTGCTATTGGTGGTATGTATGCTAATTCTATTACCATGAAAGGTACCAATACTGGTCTGGGTGTAAATGTTAAAGGTGTAGTAAGCTCTACACAAGCATCTAGTATTACTAGTGATGGTAAAATTATAGTTGATGGTGGTGTTACAAGTAATGGCAACACTACGTTAGCTGGTCAAAGTATTGCCATTCACAATAGTGGTGTGGTTCAAGGTGATGTATCTACGACGGTAAATAGTCAAGATACACTAAATAATAGTGGTCTTATTAACTCTGGAAACACTACGGCCATAAAAGCAAAATCTGTAGATAATCATGAAGGTGGACGCATTTATGGTGATACTGTAGCTATTGATGCAAATACAGTTATAAATCACACAAATTCTGAAATAGAACAGCGTTACCATAAAGCTGGTAAGGATTTAGAAAAGGCTAAAAATGATCTTGATGCTGAATGGAATGCTGATATCACTAAATATAAAACTAAAACAGAGTTAGAAGCACATCGTCAACGTATTAAAGAGTTAACAAAGACTTATGATGAAGCACAAGAGAACGTTACTGCCATAAAAAAAGAATTAGATACGCATAAGTCAGGTGTCATTGCAGGTCGTAATCACGTTGATATAAATACAGATACAATAAATAATACGGGTAAAGGTTTCATCTATAGTGGTGGCACTATGGACCTTACTGCTAAACAAGGTATAAGTAATACGGGAGCAACTATTAAAGCCGTAAAGTCTATTGAACTAGATACACCTGTAGTAAATAATGAAAATGTTGCATTAGGTGTTAAGCGTATTTCAGATGGTATTACTAAAAATCCTGATAAATTAAAAGTTACTCATCCACATCATAAATTAGAAGGCCAAGTATTTGATAAATCTGAATTCCCTTATGCTGATTATAAAAGTGGCTATGGTACACCTCATGTAAAACCTGTTAAGACTGCTGAAGATGAAGCTTATAATAAAGAAATGGATAAGCGTGAAAACCGTGTTAATGAATTTACTATTATCCGTACCGAAACAGAGCATACTCATAAAGAGGTTACTAATGATGATCCGGGTGTTATTAGTAGTGGCGGTGACGTTGTAACAACAGGTATTCTCCATAATGATAATAGTAAAGTTATTTCTGGGGGCACTGTTCATGCTAAAGGGTCCATACAAAATATATCAGATTCAATAAGTGATAAGACATTCATAACGGGTACTACACAAGAAAGTTATACAACAAAAGTTGATAAAAGCCATCACATAGGGCGTAAAAAGAAACGTAGAAAGTGGAGATCTGAAGTCTATATGACTCCAACTATTACTGAAACCAATCTAAAGCCAATTGGTACAGTTCAAGAGCATGCTGAAGATACATTGTCTAAAGCTACTATTGCTAAGGTAAATGATAGTTTAGATCCCTATGGTTTAGATGGTGGCAAAGGTAAAGAAAGTCATACTATAGATGGTTTATCCTTACCAACAGAGGCACTATATCAAATTCATCCAGATATTACAGCTAATGCTTTGATAGAGACTGATTCTGCTTTTACCAATAGAAAGAATTTCCTATCCTCTCAATATATGATTGATGCCTTAGCAAATGATCCAGAACGAAGATTAAAACGTTTAGGTGATGGATTCTATGAGCAGCAGCTTATTAATGAGCAAATTGTATCAGCTACGGGCAAACAATATTTAGAAGGTTATACAGATAATGAGGCTGAATATAAAGCATTGTTAGAGGCCGGTATAGCCTTTGGTAAAGCTTTTAAATTAGCTCCAGGAATTGCTTTATCTAAAGAACAAATGGAAAGTATAACGACTGATATGGTGTGGTTAGAAACTAAAACAGTTGTAGTAGAAGGAAAAGCTCAACAAGTTCTATATCCTAAAGTATATTTAGCGAAACAACCTGCAAAATCTGTTGATGCAATGGGTGGAATCATAAGTGGTAAAGCTATTGTTAGCAATACTAATGCAGATATTCTAAATCAAGGCATTATGACTGCGGATACAATTGTATTAGGTGCTCATGATGTACAAAATACAGGCCGTATCGATGGACGCAAAGTGAATATTAAAGCATCACAAGATGTAACAAATACAGGTAATATTCATGGTGATAAACAGGTTAACATTAATGCAGGTCGTGATATTAATGTAGGTGCTCATGTAGATAGATTAGAACATCACGATATTGTTAGTCGTCAAGGTACTATTGGTGTAGCAAAAGATGGTGATTTAGTTTTATCTGCGAAACGAGATGTTAACCTTAAAGGTGCTATTGTTCATACTAAAGATAATTCTAAAGCAACGATTGAGGCTGGGAATAATATTAATTTAACAACAGAATCATTATCCTCCAAAAAGGATATGACTGTTAATAGTGATAACTATAATCGTACTGATCGTCGTACAGAATTAGGTACAGCTATTTTAAGTGATGGTCATGTTAATTTGCATGCAGAAAATGATGTAAATATTCGTAATGGTATTGTTAATAGTGAACATGGTGTCACATCTGTTGAAGCAGGAAATGATGTTAACATCACTAATGGAAAAAGTTATAGCCGTGATGAATATGGTCTAAAATACAAAGAAAAGAGTTTACTATCTCGTACAACTAATATCATTCGTACAGATCACGAACATACAGGTGTTTTATCTTCTACGATTGGTGGAGATACGATTAATGTGAAAGCTAATCGCAATGTTTCTGTAACAGGTTCTAATATTTTGGGAACAAAAGATGTATCTGTATCTGCAGGTAATGACGTGCGTACAGATTCTGGTGAAGAAACTCAACGTGATGATGTATATCAATATAGCAAAAAGTCTGGTCTGATGGGGGCAGGTATAGGCTTTACTATTGGTAGTAAAAAAGTGACTGATACATTAGAAGGAAATTCTAAAACTAATGTAAATACATTAATTGGTTCTGCGAATGGAAAAATTAGTATTGATGCTAATAATAAAGCACATCTCACTAGTACTGATATAATTGGTAAAGATGATATTGAAGTTAGTGCTTCTGATATTACTCTTGATGGTAAACATGATACTATAGCATCGAAACAGGAGCATGAAGAAAAACAATCGGGTTTAACTGTTAGCTTAGGTGGATCTATCGCATCAGCACTGACTACTGCACGTGGATTACAACGTAAGGCTAATAGCCGAGATGATAAACGCTTAGGAACTTTAGAATCTCTTGAAGCTGGTAAGGAACTTAAAAAAGGGTACAGTAAGATTCAAGAGTATAAAAACTTTACCCCTGATTTTGTACGAGATGAAGCACAAAAATCAATAGCGTCTGGAATACTTAAAGAACAAAAAGTAAAAGAAATCGATAGTCTTCTACAAAATAATAAATTAACCGACAAAACTAGAAAGGCATTAGAAAAAGAGAGAAAAAGATTAGCTGAAGAAGCAAGTTATGAAAAAGCAAAAGGCTATAATGACTTAAAAGACATAAATGGGGATCAAAAGCAATACAAAGAAAATAAACGGGCAAAAAAAGATGGATTAGCTAATATTCATGTAAGTGTTGGCTCCAGTAAAAGTAGAAGTGAATCAAGATTAGATAGTAGTAAATATGCAGGAGGGCATATAGTATCTGATAATGGAATTAAATTAGTTACAAAACCAACTACAGCTGATTCAGGAGATATAGTGGCTATAGGGGAAACTATTCGAGGAGAATCTGTTGAATTGGATGCGAGTAGAAATCTCTCCTTACAAGCTGGAACAAATACAACTACTATAACTGATAAATATGATAGTAAGGGCTGGTCAATTGGGGCTAACCTTAGTGTAAATGGTGGTGGCTTACTAGGTATTGATGCTAATTATAATAAAGCAAATGAAAATGGTACTACAGTTAAAACAACTCATTCAGGGACGGTTGTTCAAGGAAATAAAGTAATTACAAATTCTGGAGCTGATACTGCTATTGTGGGATCAAAAGTATATGGTGACTCCATTCAATCTCAAATAGGCGGTAATTTAACAATTAAAAGCTTGCAAGATAGTGAAACCTATAGAGGCGAAAAGAAAAATGTAGGATTTAGTATATCTACAAATGGTACAAAATTAGGTGGCGTATCTGCAGAATATTCAAAAGGTAAAATGACTAGTGATTATACAAGTGTTACGGAGCAAGCTGGACTATATGCAGGTGCTGAAGGATTTGATATCACAACTAAAGGAAATACTATATTAGAAGGTGCTGTTATTGATAGTAAGGCAAAAGCAGACAAGAATAAATTATCAACGAATTCCTTAACAGTTAAAGATATTAAAAATAAAGCTGAATATAAATCTAGTAATACAGGTTTAAGTTATACATCTGTATCTGGATTTAAAAATTTAAGTCAAGCAGGTAAAGATGCTGTATATAATTCTCTAGGCTTATTACCAAAATTATTGCCAGATTCAGAAAAATCAGCTGAAAGTACTACAAAGTCTGTTATTTCTAATGGTACAATAACAACAGGATCATCTAATATTGATATTAATAAGATTTCCAAAGATACTAAAAATAGTCTAAATAAACTTGATACTATTTTTGATAAGAAAAAGGTAGAAGAACGGCAAGAATTAGCACGATTATTCGCTAAAGATGCATTTGAGCAACTTCATTATTGGGAGCCTAAAACAAAAGAAGGAAAAGCTGCAAAGGCATTAGCGCATGCAGTAGTTGCTGAAACATCTGCACGTATAGCTGGAAACCCTAAAGGGAGTGGCTTCTATGCTGGTGCAACAAATGAAGCTTTGATTGGTGAAATTCATAAAATTGCTAAATCTAATCCAGCTGTAGCACAATGGCTAAGCGCAAGTTTAGGGGCTTTAGTAAATCACGGGCTTGGTAAATCTTCGATTACTGGAGCTACAGAGGCTCAATATGGAACAAAATGGAACTATGCTGGTGCATTGTTTCGAGTAGGTGTTGGTACGTCCAAAATAGCTGTAAAAACAGCATCTGGAGAAACTATTACAGAGTTTATCCCTTATGTGGGTAACCCGAGCGCATTTGATCAAGTTACAACAAAGCCAGTTTCATTTAGTGATAGAGTTTCTGATCAAAGTACACCTATGGATGATGTAATTCCTCCAGGCTCAGATTTAACTGAATCAAGTAATCTATCATCACCGGTTGTTTTAAAATCAGAGGATTATAAAATATATAACCTTCCACCTGATATAGACAATCAAACTGGTCAAATAAGTGTATGGGATAATGAAAGACAAGAATATGTTAAAACTAATACGTATGAATTTGGTGGAATAAAAGTAAATGATCTAGGGGGTTATGATGAATTTAATCGTGCCATTTTTACTGAGGTCGGTACTGGTAATTTAGTATATGGTATAAATAAATATGGAGTAACCTTATATAGAGGTTCCGATGGTTCACCAAATTGGCATCTTGTTATACCAGAAAATAATTTTGCAAAAATAGGAAAGCTTGATGGAACTTCATTTGAACGTTTAAATATTACAACTGGAGATTTAGATATGCTGAGGGATCCAGGCTCTACAGCTATTTTTGATCCTGTAAATTCACGTATAATAAATAGTAATACAGGAAACCCTCTATCTAATATTGGGTATAAAAATTTTAAAAATAATATTAGTTTAGATACTATATCTAAAAATGATTTGGTCAATCTTCAGTGGGATAACGATGGTGTTACTGTTAAGGTTAAGGGTAAAGATTCTACTACTGATACAATTATTTTTGAAAATATGAGCTCAATGGGATATAAAAATAGTCAAACTGTTTTAGATGGAATACGTAGTGGTGCTATTACTCCAGGTAAACCAAAATTTACCAGAGAGCCTAAGTTTGATTTAGGCTTATCTTCGGTGAAATTAAATGATGGTCCTACAGAAGCTTTTAAAAATTGGAAAGGGATAACTGCTCAAGTAGGCGTAGATTTTCCTGCAACTGAGATTAATATGAGTGCATGGTCCGGAAATTCTGCATGGAGGGATACTAAAATGTATTTTGCTAGAATTAATATTGATACATTTTTAAGAGTAAATAAAAAAGAAGTCTCTATGGGAAGTAAAGGACGTGCTAATATAGGTGAATTAGATTTGAAAAAATCTTTTGATATTGATCGTTTTAAAGTAAATCTTGAAGGGCGTATTGGTTATGGTGCTGGTGCTGGAGTGGAAGGTGGAATCCAATATTCTGATGGTAAGCTAGGTGCTTATTCAAGTTTGCAAAGACCAAAGCTGGGATTGAATGGATCAGCCGGTGTTGATATTGAAATTAATGGTATCAATACTAAATTATTAGAAATAGATAAAAATTTAAATCATGATGATAAAAATAAAACAAAAAAGTAA
- a CDS encoding amidohydrolase, which translates to MSRMTKEEVKQRVCKAIVDAQPRLRELAESIMAEPELGFKEVKTSKKVQAMFDELGISYTTGHALTGVKGRMKGRDSKYTVAMVGELDAILCPRHPRADDLTGAAHCCGHNVQITNMFAVAMGLQAVMDELAGDVVLFAVPAEEMIEIDYRNKLREQGKLKYMGGKQQLIYEGAFDDIDMAMQMHVETAKTPAGEMGLGSTSNGFVSKLIEYHGKVAHAAQAPHEGINALNAALMGVMGVNSIRETFKESDYFRFHPIINQGGTLVNCVPDYVQVESYVRASNIDAIVDGNHRVNRALKAGGDAVGATCVIKDLPGYLPMRNDERMNALLRENSNPIFGEANVYQGPHITASTDMGDVSHLMPVIHPWVGCINGVLHSAEYEISVPDVAYIKTAQALAMTIVDLLYDDAAGAKDVLDNFTPALNKESYIELLDRIAKGE; encoded by the coding sequence ATGAGCCGTATGACAAAGGAAGAAGTAAAACAACGTGTTTGTAAAGCTATTGTTGATGCACAACCGCGTTTACGAGAATTAGCAGAATCTATTATGGCTGAACCTGAGCTGGGATTTAAAGAGGTAAAAACCTCTAAAAAGGTTCAAGCTATGTTTGATGAACTTGGCATTTCTTATACTACAGGTCATGCACTGACAGGTGTAAAAGGTAGAATGAAAGGCCGAGATAGTAAATATACGGTTGCCATGGTTGGGGAATTAGATGCCATTCTCTGTCCTCGCCATCCTCGTGCCGATGATTTAACAGGGGCTGCCCATTGCTGTGGTCATAATGTACAAATTACCAATATGTTTGCTGTCGCTATGGGCTTACAAGCGGTGATGGATGAGCTAGCTGGTGATGTCGTATTATTTGCTGTTCCAGCAGAGGAAATGATTGAAATTGATTATCGCAATAAATTGCGTGAGCAAGGAAAATTGAAATATATGGGCGGCAAGCAACAACTCATCTATGAAGGTGCTTTCGATGATATCGATATGGCTATGCAAATGCATGTGGAGACTGCCAAAACACCAGCTGGTGAAATGGGGCTTGGCAGTACATCCAATGGTTTTGTATCTAAACTGATTGAGTATCACGGCAAGGTGGCTCATGCGGCTCAAGCACCTCATGAAGGTATCAATGCTCTTAATGCTGCTTTGATGGGTGTTATGGGGGTTAACTCAATTCGTGAAACTTTCAAAGAAAGCGATTATTTCAGATTCCACCCAATCATTAATCAAGGCGGTACATTGGTAAACTGTGTACCTGATTATGTACAAGTTGAAAGTTATGTACGTGCTTCTAATATCGATGCTATTGTAGATGGTAATCATCGTGTGAATCGTGCCTTAAAAGCCGGTGGTGATGCAGTAGGAGCTACATGTGTTATCAAAGACCTACCTGGTTATTTACCAATGCGTAATGATGAACGTATGAATGCATTATTACGAGAAAATTCAAATCCTATCTTTGGTGAAGCCAATGTATATCAAGGTCCACATATTACAGCTAGTACAGATATGGGGGACGTATCTCACTTGATGCCGGTTATCCATCCATGGGTTGGTTGTATTAATGGTGTACTGCACAGCGCAGAATACGAAATCTCTGTACCTGATGTAGCATACATCAAAACGGCACAAGCCTTGGCTATGACAATTGTAGACTTACTATATGATGACGCAGCAGGCGCTAAAGATGTATTAGACAACTTTACACCAGCATTAAACAAAGAAAGCTATATTGAACTCTTAGATCGTATTGCTAAGGGTGAATAA